A window from Sinanaerobacter sp. ZZT-01 encodes these proteins:
- a CDS encoding YihY/virulence factor BrkB family protein yields the protein MTKRRLLDMTLRIIRRMRDPYYQGLSAELAFYFIMSIVPIVILLGELLNVFSLSLSAIRELVLEYVNVEMTGEVLKYLNQTTPGSFSIIFVAFALWAASKAQFSMVLISNYAYTGKTLKYGYVKERLRAIKNIILTMFMLVFSLVILVYGEGILTIAALYVEKFLHLPFNVNNVWYILRWILAVAVYFLTVSYNYYSLPAVRMPYKRFLPGSFVASLGMLIATYIYSYYTTVFANFDLLYGSLASIVALLFWFYILGSVLVLGILVNVVWDETA from the coding sequence ATGACGAAAAGAAGATTGCTGGATATGACTTTACGTATTATAAGAAGGATGCGTGACCCATATTATCAGGGATTGTCTGCAGAACTTGCATTTTATTTTATTATGTCAATCGTGCCGATTGTCATATTACTGGGAGAACTTTTAAATGTATTTTCCTTATCTTTGAGTGCAATTCGAGAACTGGTTTTGGAATACGTCAATGTTGAGATGACAGGGGAAGTATTAAAATATCTCAATCAGACTACACCGGGTAGCTTTAGTATCATCTTTGTAGCCTTTGCTCTTTGGGCTGCATCAAAAGCACAGTTTTCCATGGTATTAATTTCAAATTATGCTTATACCGGAAAAACCTTAAAGTATGGATATGTGAAAGAGCGTTTGCGAGCAATAAAAAATATTATTCTAACGATGTTCATGCTGGTATTCAGTTTGGTCATTTTGGTTTACGGAGAAGGCATACTGACAATTGCCGCCCTTTATGTAGAAAAATTTTTGCATCTGCCTTTTAATGTCAATAATGTCTGGTATATTTTAAGATGGATTCTTGCAGTTGCTGTTTACTTTTTAACAGTCAGCTATAATTACTATTCATTACCTGCAGTGAGGATGCCATATAAGCGCTTTTTACCAGGAAGCTTTGTTGCCTCTTTAGGAATGTTAATTGCCACTTATATATATTCCTATTACACGACAGTCTTTGCGAATTTTGATTTGCTTTATGGAAGTTTAGCATCCATTGTGGCTTTACTATTTTGGTTCTATATTTTGGGTAGTGTTTTAGTCCTTGGCATATTGGTTAATGTCGTATGGGATGAAACAGCATAG
- the rph gene encoding ribonuclease PH yields the protein MEELRENGRAVNELRVVKIHNHYLLHPAGSVLIEMGKTKVICTASVEEKTAKHLKGTGQGWISAEYSMLPGATQTRKQRDSSRGKIDGRSQEIQRLIGRSLRSVVDMTKLGERTIWLDCDVIQADGGTRTASITGAFVAMIEAMKRLKEAGAIQEIPVKALVSAVSVGIIDGEIMLDLCYKEDSKAQVDMNVVMTDRGEFIEIQGTGEEAPFTALQLQELIAYAAKGCGDLHQLQSQILGEVKF from the coding sequence ATGGAAGAATTAAGAGAGAATGGGCGTGCTGTAAATGAATTGCGAGTTGTAAAGATACATAATCATTATCTGCTGCACCCTGCGGGATCGGTACTGATTGAGATGGGAAAGACTAAGGTCATCTGTACAGCATCTGTGGAAGAAAAAACGGCAAAGCATTTAAAAGGGACCGGACAAGGATGGATCAGTGCAGAATACAGCATGCTTCCGGGAGCGACGCAGACCCGTAAACAAAGGGATTCTTCAAGAGGAAAAATTGATGGGAGAAGTCAGGAAATTCAACGTCTAATCGGGCGTTCTCTTCGTTCAGTAGTCGATATGACTAAACTGGGCGAAAGAACGATTTGGCTGGATTGTGATGTTATACAGGCGGATGGAGGAACGAGGACTGCATCTATTACCGGTGCATTTGTTGCGATGATAGAAGCAATGAAGCGTTTAAAAGAAGCAGGTGCGATACAGGAAATTCCGGTTAAAGCACTCGTTTCTGCTGTGAGTGTCGGTATTATTGATGGTGAAATTATGCTGGATCTATGCTATAAGGAAGATTCCAAAGCCCAGGTGGATATGAATGTGGTTATGACTGACCGGGGAGAATTTATTGAAATTCAGGGTACGGGAGAAGAAGCTCCGTTTACAGCATTGCAATTGCAGGAGTTGATTGCGTATGCTGCAAAAGGATGCGGCGACCTTCATCAGCTTCAGAGTCAAATTTTAGGAGAGGTAAAATTTTAA
- a CDS encoding XTP/dITP diphosphatase, with protein sequence MRIVAATQNKHKIEEMSAITKKFGMHMVSRSEAGVPDFEIEEDGQTFEENSEKKAREIMKACNEITIADDSGLMVDALDGAPGVYSARFAGKDSNDEKNNEKLLELLKDVPIEKRSAKFVSVITMVYPNGEKIVARGECKGHILYEAAGSNGFGYDPLFMPDGYDKTFGELSAEEKNKISHRSIALQTLREQLNKKIV encoded by the coding sequence ATGAGGATAGTAGCTGCGACACAAAATAAGCATAAAATTGAAGAAATGAGTGCTATTACGAAAAAGTTTGGAATGCATATGGTATCCCGTTCAGAAGCGGGTGTACCTGATTTTGAAATTGAAGAAGATGGGCAGACCTTCGAAGAAAATTCAGAAAAAAAAGCACGTGAGATTATGAAGGCCTGCAATGAGATTACCATTGCAGATGATTCCGGTTTAATGGTAGATGCTTTAGACGGTGCTCCGGGGGTGTATTCTGCTCGTTTTGCAGGAAAAGACAGCAATGATGAGAAAAACAATGAAAAGCTTCTGGAACTGTTAAAGGATGTACCTATAGAGAAACGAAGTGCAAAATTTGTTTCAGTGATTACAATGGTATATCCAAACGGAGAAAAAATTGTTGCCAGAGGAGAATGTAAGGGGCATATTCTATATGAAGCAGCAGGAAGCAATGGCTTTGGATATGATCCGCTTTTTATGCCGGATGGATATGATAAGACATTTGGAGAGCTTTCCGCAGAAGAAAAAAATAAAATCAGCCATCGCTCCATTGCACTTCAAACCCTGAGGGAGCAGCTGAATAAAAAAATAGTATAA
- a CDS encoding DNA-deoxyinosine glycosylase: protein MERLFHPWKPVYDENSRILILGSFPSPKSRENNFYYGHPQNIFWKTVAKVLNEEEPLPTPEERRKFLLNSRIAVWDVLESCEIIGARDDSIQNPTANDFSEIFHHASIQKVFTTGKKGSQLYERLCYPVNGIKAEYLPSTSPANRALQAKPEFLEKWECIKQYL from the coding sequence ATGGAGCGGCTATTTCATCCGTGGAAGCCGGTTTATGATGAAAATTCAAGAATATTGATATTAGGAAGCTTCCCTTCTCCAAAATCCAGAGAAAATAATTTTTATTACGGACATCCACAAAATATTTTTTGGAAGACAGTGGCAAAAGTATTAAATGAGGAAGAACCATTACCGACACCGGAAGAACGCAGGAAATTTCTGTTGAACAGTCGCATTGCAGTATGGGATGTATTGGAAAGTTGTGAAATAATAGGGGCAAGGGATGATAGCATTCAAAATCCGACAGCAAATGATTTCAGTGAAATATTTCATCATGCATCGATACAAAAAGTATTTACAACAGGGAAAAAGGGAAGTCAGCTTTATGAGAGACTATGCTATCCGGTGAATGGCATCAAGGCAGAATATCTGCCTTCAACAAGCCCTGCAAATCGTGCACTGCAAGCCAAACCGGAGTTTTTGGAGAAATGGGAGTGTATTAAGCAGTACTTATAA
- a CDS encoding ankyrin repeat domain-containing protein: MKKLFIAIRKNDFETVKQLLERKSELIACTAKQPPKKDDGQSPLQVSLKTGNFTVAELLLDLGADVNFIEADSCCNEWRTPVIHDAINAAIMCSRWNVNSELHGGLKVMHTKEEADLSFKILKRIAELGADVNALDSFGNSSLWRACLQARQILPIYNHATQTLSSSRLMTEELRYDLSRIFILLFEHGADKNYIAANFDRAVKEYYKNEPLEQFLI, from the coding sequence TTGAAAAAATTATTTATCGCCATTCGTAAAAATGATTTTGAAACGGTAAAGCAGCTTCTTGAACGCAAGTCAGAATTAATTGCTTGTACTGCGAAACAACCTCCTAAAAAAGATGATGGTCAATCTCCTTTGCAGGTCTCTTTAAAAACCGGAAACTTTACTGTTGCAGAATTACTTTTAGACTTAGGTGCAGATGTGAACTTCATAGAAGCTGATTCTTGCTGCAACGAGTGGAGAACACCTGTCATTCACGATGCGATTAATGCAGCAATTATGTGCAGCAGATGGAATGTAAATTCTGAATTACATGGTGGTTTAAAAGTGATGCATACAAAGGAAGAAGCGGATCTTTCATTCAAAATTTTAAAAAGAATTGCGGAGCTGGGTGCAGATGTAAATGCTTTAGATTCCTTTGGCAATTCCAGTCTATGGCGTGCCTGCCTCCAAGCAAGGCAAATTCTACCTATTTACAACCATGCGACACAGACATTAAGCAGCAGTCGACTGATGACAGAAGAATTAAGATATGATTTGTCAAGAATATTTATTTTGCTATTTGAACATGGGGCAGATAAAAACTATATCGCTGCAAACTTCGACAGAGCAGTAAAAGAATATTATAAAAATGAACCACTGGAACAATTTTTGATATAG
- a CDS encoding DUF47 domain-containing protein: MARKRDEDYFERFVTLVKYSCEAADLLKEIVDNYQSADLKIKMKDMHVIEHQADIEKHLMMQKLAKEFITPIEREDIMEMAHQIDNVTDAIEDVVMRIYMFDIQEVRPETLELCKVICKLCEVLKTALAEFSNFRKSKTLHSLIIEINRLEEDGDRIYMEAMRNLYVSSKDPIEMIRWTKTFDCLEKCCDVCENVADVIESVIMKNS, from the coding sequence ATGGCACGAAAACGAGATGAAGATTATTTTGAACGCTTTGTTACATTAGTAAAATATTCATGTGAAGCGGCGGACCTACTGAAAGAAATTGTTGATAACTACCAATCGGCGGATTTGAAGATTAAAATGAAAGATATGCATGTGATTGAGCATCAGGCCGATATAGAAAAACATCTAATGATGCAAAAACTTGCAAAGGAATTTATTACGCCGATCGAGAGAGAAGACATCATGGAAATGGCTCATCAAATCGACAACGTAACAGATGCGATTGAAGATGTTGTCATGCGAATCTATATGTTTGATATTCAAGAAGTTAGACCGGAAACACTGGAGCTATGTAAGGTTATTTGCAAACTTTGTGAGGTCCTAAAAACTGCTTTGGCTGAGTTTTCCAATTTTCGTAAGTCAAAGACACTTCACTCTTTGATTATTGAAATCAATCGTTTGGAGGAGGATGGAGACCGCATTTACATGGAAGCCATGCGTAACCTTTATGTTTCTTCAAAGGATCCTATAGAAATGATTCGCTGGACCAAAACGTTTGACTGTTTAGAAAAATGCTGCGATGTGTGTGAAAATGTTGCAGATGTAATTGAAAGTGTTATTATGAAAAATTCCTAA
- the idi gene encoding isopentenyl-diphosphate Delta-isomerase encodes MRNQVILVNQNNDPIGMASKEDAHSKPLLHRAFSVFLYHGDRMLIQRRAFDKYHSGGLWANTCCSHPREDETVLEAAKSRLKEEAGISCELFPLFEFVYCHQFEENLYEHEYDHVFIGDYNGEYHPNPEEISEMKWVTFQTLQEELSKEPGKFAPWFLLAAPKVLSEIQRRMKLQ; translated from the coding sequence ATGAGAAATCAAGTAATTTTAGTCAATCAAAACAATGATCCAATCGGTATGGCTTCAAAGGAGGATGCACATAGTAAACCACTTCTGCACCGGGCCTTTTCTGTGTTTTTATACCATGGTGATAGAATGCTGATTCAGCGCAGAGCGTTTGATAAGTATCATTCAGGAGGACTTTGGGCGAATACCTGCTGTTCCCATCCGAGAGAGGATGAGACGGTCTTGGAAGCTGCTAAGAGCCGCCTGAAAGAAGAAGCAGGCATTTCCTGTGAGCTGTTTCCTCTTTTTGAATTTGTGTATTGTCATCAATTTGAGGAAAACTTATACGAACATGAATATGATCATGTCTTTATTGGTGACTACAATGGAGAATATCATCCGAATCCAGAGGAAATTTCAGAAATGAAATGGGTTACTTTCCAAACATTACAAGAAGAATTGTCAAAAGAACCCGGCAAATTTGCACCTTGGTTTTTATTGGCTGCACCGAAAGTGTTGAGTGAAATACAAAGGAGAATGAAATTACAATGA
- a CDS encoding glycerophosphodiester phosphodiesterase family protein, which produces MKCRQYFYRTLLCLFSFVFIVSSAAMSVSYAAEANSSRGNTKYERLIAHGGGSIQGYYTTNSMEAVEKAIEYGFRLIELDLGITKDQEIVMLHDWDYTSKDMLGLASNSKLTLDQFEQTKIFEKFEPMTFEKLAALLQDYPEVRIITDTKEDNIKLLTLIAKKYPKCKEQIIPQIYSFDEWNAVKGLGYKQIILTLYKMQSLSADKIIRFVKSNRIYAVTMSEELRNKGIAKKLQSYGIVVYMHTINDVEEMQDAKSKGAYGIYTDDLIPSDWNSMQSGGYYFVKTGSGNTGKRLDYEFFENEIFLKVKGNNSRHGDKVQFSSGDQSLGEAAVGTEFHLDKDLLSSGKHQLTATVVDSMSRKIAKLTYYIWIDKGPCQITNEVNEYLLDNWGLVPDFEAILEEEDSEIQEILKGSILSRSGQSLYYINGKPNFYSNGKRLEKAYTDAYGNTMVHLGTIGIKLGAASVYMDNTKMMRITDKGKLYTSKVGSNALDVGSSQRILNQKTVLIQGRVYAAGELYQEIFHRNFLDENGILILLPEDKTLKKEEQQKLLNAAKKLFEQE; this is translated from the coding sequence ATGAAATGCAGGCAGTATTTTTATCGAACGCTTCTATGCCTTTTTTCATTTGTTTTTATAGTGAGTAGTGCAGCAATGTCGGTAAGCTATGCTGCAGAAGCAAACTCATCAAGAGGAAACACAAAATATGAAAGATTGATTGCACATGGCGGCGGATCTATACAAGGCTATTATACAACGAATTCTATGGAGGCCGTTGAGAAGGCCATTGAATATGGATTTCGCTTGATTGAGCTGGATTTAGGCATCACGAAGGATCAAGAAATAGTTATGCTTCATGATTGGGATTATACGAGTAAGGATATGTTAGGTCTTGCATCGAATAGCAAACTGACTTTAGATCAATTTGAGCAGACGAAAATTTTTGAAAAATTTGAGCCGATGACATTTGAAAAGCTTGCAGCTTTATTGCAAGATTATCCGGAAGTGCGTATCATTACCGATACGAAGGAAGATAATATTAAACTTCTCACGCTAATCGCGAAGAAATATCCGAAATGCAAGGAACAAATCATACCGCAAATTTACAGCTTTGATGAATGGAATGCAGTAAAAGGATTGGGTTATAAGCAGATTATTCTTACACTTTACAAAATGCAAAGCTTAAGTGCCGATAAAATTATTCGTTTTGTAAAAAGTAATAGAATCTATGCGGTGACGATGAGCGAAGAACTCCGTAACAAAGGAATTGCAAAAAAATTACAGAGTTATGGAATCGTAGTATATATGCATACAATCAATGATGTGGAAGAAATGCAGGATGCCAAATCGAAAGGTGCGTATGGTATTTATACAGACGATCTCATTCCATCTGATTGGAACAGTATGCAGTCCGGTGGCTATTACTTTGTAAAAACGGGTTCCGGAAATACCGGTAAGCGTCTTGATTATGAATTTTTTGAAAATGAAATTTTCCTAAAAGTAAAAGGTAACAATTCACGTCATGGAGATAAGGTTCAGTTTAGCAGTGGAGATCAAAGCTTAGGTGAAGCGGCGGTAGGCACAGAGTTTCACCTTGATAAAGATTTGTTGTCTTCAGGGAAACACCAATTAACTGCAACGGTAGTTGACTCTATGTCAAGAAAGATTGCAAAGCTGACTTATTACATATGGATCGATAAAGGTCCTTGCCAGATCACAAATGAAGTAAATGAATATCTACTAGATAATTGGGGGCTAGTTCCGGACTTTGAAGCAATTCTTGAAGAAGAAGACTCTGAAATTCAAGAGATTCTGAAAGGATCCATTTTATCGAGGAGTGGACAAAGCTTGTACTACATAAATGGTAAACCGAACTTTTACAGCAATGGAAAACGGTTGGAAAAGGCTTATACAGATGCTTATGGAAATACGATGGTGCATTTGGGGACTATTGGCATAAAGCTAGGAGCTGCTTCGGTCTACATGGATAATACAAAAATGATGCGGATTACAGATAAAGGTAAACTGTATACGAGTAAAGTGGGAAGCAATGCATTGGATGTAGGAAGCTCTCAGAGAATTTTGAATCAGAAAACTGTTTTGATTCAAGGCCGGGTTTATGCGGCTGGGGAATTATACCAAGAAATTTTTCATCGGAATTTTTTGGATGAAAATGGTATTTTGATCTTACTGCCAGAAGATAAGACTTTGAAAAAAGAAGAACAGCAGAAGCTGCTGAATGCAGCAAAAAAATTATTTGAACAGGAGTAG
- a CDS encoding TIGR03905 family TSCPD domain-containing protein, with protein MEYSYKTCGTCSKLIEFSLEDGLVKNVRFTGGCDGNLKAIGKLVEGMKAEEVIKSCKGISCGGRPTSCSDQLATALYQILAEQSEE; from the coding sequence ATGGAATATTCTTATAAAACTTGTGGAACGTGTTCCAAGCTCATTGAATTTTCGTTGGAAGATGGCCTTGTTAAAAATGTAAGGTTTACAGGAGGGTGTGACGGGAATTTAAAAGCAATCGGAAAATTGGTAGAAGGAATGAAGGCAGAGGAAGTTATCAAGTCCTGCAAGGGAATCTCGTGCGGCGGCCGCCCTACTTCGTGCAGCGATCAGCTTGCAACTGCTTTATATCAAATTTTGGCGGAACAATCGGAAGAATAA
- a CDS encoding inorganic phosphate transporter: MTITLNEFLHQLMNQPLLFVTVLLNLGAIMLNGWTDAPNAIATCVSTHSIKPRAAIAMAAVFNFLGVLFMTMVNATVAETIYNMVEFGGNAGDATVALCAALFAIIVWAVAAWFFGIPTSESHALIAGISGAAIALQKGMGGIHISEWMKVIYGLLLSTILGFVLGWVVVKLVEFLFRSMDRRKAFSFFQKAQVAGGAGMAFMHGAQDGQKFMGVFMLGIFLSKGVGTAEYFVIPIWMMILCSLTMAFGTSIGGYRIIKSVGMDMVRLDKHQGFSADLAAVSCLFLSSLAGLPVSTTHTKTTAIMGVGAAKRLTSVNWRLVQEMVLTWVLTFPCCGLIGYLMAYLFMHLL; encoded by the coding sequence ATGACGATAACCTTAAATGAATTTTTGCACCAATTAATGAATCAGCCACTGCTTTTTGTTACAGTTCTCTTGAACTTGGGCGCAATTATGCTAAATGGATGGACGGATGCCCCAAATGCAATTGCAACCTGTGTTTCTACCCACTCTATCAAACCACGTGCAGCCATTGCTATGGCCGCTGTCTTTAATTTTCTCGGTGTTTTATTCATGACGATGGTGAATGCGACTGTAGCAGAAACCATCTATAATATGGTCGAGTTTGGCGGCAATGCCGGAGATGCGACTGTTGCTTTATGCGCGGCATTGTTTGCCATTATTGTTTGGGCGGTAGCTGCTTGGTTTTTTGGTATTCCCACCAGTGAAAGTCATGCATTGATTGCAGGAATTTCCGGTGCTGCGATCGCTTTGCAGAAAGGTATGGGCGGCATTCATATTTCAGAATGGATGAAGGTTATTTATGGATTGCTTTTATCTACGATACTGGGGTTTGTTTTAGGATGGGTTGTAGTAAAACTAGTGGAATTTTTATTCCGAAGTATGGATCGAAGGAAGGCATTTTCATTTTTTCAGAAAGCACAGGTGGCAGGCGGAGCCGGTATGGCGTTTATGCACGGCGCACAGGACGGGCAGAAATTCATGGGCGTTTTTATGCTGGGCATTTTTTTATCTAAGGGAGTCGGAACAGCAGAATATTTTGTAATTCCAATCTGGATGATGATTTTATGTTCACTCACCATGGCATTTGGAACTTCTATTGGCGGATATCGGATTATTAAGTCTGTTGGTATGGACATGGTTCGATTAGATAAACACCAAGGTTTTTCTGCTGATTTAGCTGCGGTAAGCTGTCTGTTCCTTTCTTCTTTAGCAGGACTTCCGGTTAGCACAACACACACGAAAACAACGGCAATCATGGGAGTTGGTGCAGCGAAACGATTGACCAGCGTTAATTGGAGACTGGTTCAGGAAATGGTACTGACTTGGGTATTGACATTTCCATGCTGTGGACTGATTGGGTATTTGATGGCATATTTATTCATGCACCTGTTATAA
- a CDS encoding acyltransferase family protein has translation MRNEKERDFLFDNIKGLLILCVVYAHFLRATTFDLGTWGSAIYSTFFCFIMQTFLFISGYFSKKTEKCKETAIENFLFPYLILTVIMYIVRVLFFGWENSKLHFIEPSMALWYLLVLFFYRYFIKDVKKLTHLLPLSILLSLLSGFVPFLNENLSLGRVFGFLPFFISGYLCTPEHIKRIRQIPKVAIAPLLLILPVLGGIIAYTGIGWNSILFKRPYIDEGLTAMQGILERSGLMLIAFAWIVVFIAMLPRAKTILSVAGRGTITVFVLHVIVRYGIKATQVFGQQNVYSYFCLFLCAVFVTWIFSRPLIVQLYQRSLCLLYNEILWICDKVVNSSRRLVLPRGFNH, from the coding sequence ATGAGAAATGAAAAAGAACGTGATTTTCTTTTTGATAATATAAAGGGTTTGTTAATCCTTTGTGTGGTTTATGCACATTTTTTACGAGCAACAACTTTTGACCTTGGAACATGGGGAAGTGCTATTTATTCCACTTTTTTCTGTTTTATTATGCAAACGTTTTTGTTTATATCCGGATACTTTTCGAAAAAGACAGAAAAATGTAAAGAAACTGCAATTGAAAACTTTTTATTTCCCTATTTAATTTTGACTGTCATTATGTATATTGTGAGAGTATTGTTTTTTGGATGGGAGAACTCTAAGCTCCACTTCATAGAACCTTCTATGGCTTTGTGGTACCTGTTAGTATTATTTTTTTACCGTTATTTTATAAAGGATGTCAAAAAACTTACGCATTTACTGCCATTGAGCATACTGTTATCTTTACTTTCCGGTTTTGTACCGTTTTTGAATGAAAATTTGAGTTTAGGGCGGGTATTTGGATTTTTACCTTTTTTTATCAGCGGTTACCTTTGTACACCAGAACATATAAAAAGAATACGTCAGATTCCAAAAGTGGCGATTGCGCCTCTGCTCTTGATTCTTCCTGTACTCGGAGGCATAATTGCTTACACCGGGATCGGATGGAACTCTATCTTGTTTAAAAGGCCTTACATAGACGAAGGGCTCACTGCGATGCAGGGTATATTGGAGCGAAGTGGATTGATGTTGATTGCATTTGCATGGATTGTTGTTTTTATTGCAATGTTGCCTCGTGCAAAGACGATCTTAAGTGTAGCAGGGCGAGGAACGATAACGGTTTTTGTTCTGCATGTTATTGTTCGTTATGGAATAAAAGCAACACAAGTTTTCGGTCAACAGAATGTTTATTCATACTTTTGCTTGTTTTTATGTGCAGTTTTTGTCACTTGGATCTTTTCCAGACCGTTGATTGTACAGCTCTATCAACGAAGCTTGTGTTTATTGTATAATGAGATTTTATGGATTTGCGATAAAGTCGTGAATTCTTCAAGAAGGCTTGTTTTGCCTCGTGGGTTTAACCATTGA